In Deltaproteobacteria bacterium GWC2_55_46, a single window of DNA contains:
- a CDS encoding GDP-fucose synthetase, which produces MSQGHLKESALTSLKNKRIAVTGGSGFLGSFVVEKLKERGAEVFVPRKADYDLVDRDACKRLYEQALPQIVIHLAAKVGGIGANRENPGSFFFENLMMGALLMEEGRLYGIEKFVALGTICAYPKFTPVPFREENLWNGYPEETNAPYGLAKKMLLVQSQAYRQQYGFNSVYLLPVNLYGPGDNFDPASSHVIPALIKKCMDAVSMGAPSITVWGTGRATREFLYVDDAAEGIVLAAERYEKADPVNLGAGFEISIKDLVQLIARLTGFKGEIIWDDSKPDGQPRRCLDTTKAEQEFGFKARTGFEEGLRKTIDWYISALADKA; this is translated from the coding sequence ATGAGCCAGGGTCATTTAAAGGAGAGCGCGTTGACTTCCTTGAAAAATAAGAGGATAGCGGTAACAGGTGGCTCCGGCTTCCTGGGCTCTTTCGTGGTCGAGAAGCTTAAAGAGCGCGGGGCAGAGGTCTTTGTGCCGAGAAAGGCCGATTACGACCTTGTGGATAGAGACGCATGCAAGAGGCTCTATGAACAGGCCCTGCCTCAGATCGTGATACACCTTGCGGCAAAGGTCGGCGGCATAGGGGCCAACAGGGAGAACCCGGGGAGCTTCTTCTTCGAGAACCTCATGATGGGCGCGCTCCTGATGGAGGAGGGCAGGCTCTACGGCATTGAGAAGTTCGTGGCCCTCGGCACTATCTGCGCGTACCCCAAGTTCACGCCGGTCCCCTTCAGGGAAGAGAACCTCTGGAACGGCTACCCGGAAGAGACAAACGCCCCGTACGGCCTTGCGAAGAAGATGCTCCTTGTCCAGTCGCAGGCGTACAGGCAGCAGTACGGCTTTAACTCGGTCTATCTCCTGCCCGTGAACCTCTACGGGCCGGGGGACAACTTCGACCCGGCTTCTTCACACGTAATACCTGCCCTCATTAAAAAGTGCATGGACGCCGTATCTATGGGCGCGCCCTCGATAACGGTATGGGGCACGGGCAGGGCCACGAGGGAATTCCTCTATGTCGATGACGCCGCTGAAGGCATAGTGCTCGCTGCCGAGAGATACGAGAAGGCTGACCCGGTGAACCTGGGCGCGGGCTTCGAGATATCGATAAAGGACCTTGTACAGCTCATCGCCAGGCTTACCGGCTTCAAGGGCGAGATAATCTGGGACGACTCAAAGCCCGACGGCCAGCCGAGGCGGTGCCTTGACACGACAAAGGCCGAACAGGAGTTCGGCTTCAAGGCAAGGACAGGCTTTGAGGAAGGCTTAAGGAAGACCATCGACTGGTATATTTCGGCCTTGGCGGATAAGGCTTAA
- a CDS encoding glucose-1-phosphate thymidylyltransferase, producing MKALVLSGGKGTRLRPLTYTGAKQLVPIANRPILWYVLDNIAKVGIKEVGIIISPETGAEVQDTMGDGSKWGVKITYIMQKEPKGLAHAVVTGHDFLGDSPFVMYLGDNLIGCGIDSFVGTFTSTGSDAVILLKPVDNPQSFGVAQADDKGRIVCLEEKPKNPKSNLALVGVYIFSNEIHKAIARIKPSPRGELEITDAIQELINQGRPVHSHVLDTWWLDTGKKDDLLAANTIVLDEWFKRDLKGKIENSEIIGRVTVEEGAVVRNSTLRGPMVIGSGALVENSFIGPYTSIGSNTRILKSIVEHCVILSGSEVDHVNRLEDSLIGRNAKVKKCHNKHEALRLMIGDDSVVEV from the coding sequence ATGAAGGCCCTTGTATTAAGCGGAGGGAAAGGAACAAGGCTCAGGCCCCTTACCTATACCGGCGCGAAGCAGCTGGTGCCTATCGCCAACCGTCCCATACTCTGGTACGTGCTCGACAATATCGCGAAGGTAGGCATAAAGGAGGTCGGGATAATAATCTCCCCTGAGACCGGCGCGGAAGTACAGGATACCATGGGCGACGGCTCCAAGTGGGGCGTTAAGATAACCTACATAATGCAAAAAGAGCCCAAAGGGCTCGCCCATGCCGTTGTGACCGGCCACGACTTCCTCGGCGACAGCCCCTTTGTCATGTACCTCGGGGACAACCTCATAGGCTGCGGTATAGATTCCTTCGTTGGCACGTTCACCTCGACCGGCTCCGACGCCGTTATACTCCTCAAGCCCGTAGATAACCCACAGTCCTTCGGGGTGGCTCAAGCAGATGATAAAGGGCGGATAGTCTGCCTCGAGGAGAAGCCGAAGAACCCGAAGAGCAATCTCGCCCTCGTCGGCGTATATATATTCTCAAACGAGATACACAAGGCCATTGCGAGGATCAAGCCCTCCCCCAGGGGGGAGCTTGAGATAACAGACGCCATACAGGAGCTTATAAACCAGGGCAGGCCCGTCCACAGCCACGTGCTCGATACATGGTGGCTCGACACGGGGAAAAAGGACGACCTCCTTGCCGCGAACACCATCGTGCTCGACGAATGGTTCAAAAGGGACCTGAAGGGGAAGATAGAGAATTCCGAGATTATCGGAAGGGTCACGGTAGAGGAAGGCGCGGTTGTAAGGAACTCGACGCTACGCGGTCCCATGGTGATAGGAAGCGGGGCGCTTGTTGAGAACAGCTTTATCGGGCCTTACACGAGCATTGGCTCTAATACCAGGATACTCAAGTCCATCGTCGAGCACTGCGTCATACTCTCCGGCTCAGAGGTCGACCATGTGAACAGGCTTGAGGACAGCTTGATCGGCAGGAACGCGAAGGTCAAGAAGTGCCATAACAAGCATGAGGCCCTCCGTTTGATGATAGGCGACGATTCCGTGGTGGAGGTATAA
- a CDS encoding dTDP-4-dehydrorhamnose 3,5-epimerase — MFKEGKIEGIVVKELKRYADERGWLMELFRTDEVEREYHPVMTYVSLTRPGIARGPHEHIDQADYFCFAGPSDFKVFLWDNRPESPTYRHKMTFIAGESNPAVVIVPKNVVHAYKNVGESEGLVINCPNRLFKGEGKREPVDEVRHESDSASLYRLD, encoded by the coding sequence ATGTTCAAAGAGGGAAAGATCGAGGGGATAGTGGTAAAGGAGCTTAAGAGGTATGCGGACGAACGTGGGTGGCTCATGGAGCTATTCCGCACCGACGAAGTCGAAAGGGAATATCACCCCGTGATGACCTATGTCTCGCTCACAAGGCCCGGCATCGCCAGGGGGCCCCATGAGCATATCGACCAGGCCGATTACTTCTGTTTTGCCGGGCCATCGGATTTCAAGGTATTTTTATGGGATAACAGGCCAGAGTCGCCGACGTACAGGCACAAGATGACCTTCATAGCCGGAGAGTCAAATCCGGCCGTGGTGATCGTCCCCAAGAACGTGGTCCATGCCTACAAGAACGTGGGGGAAAGCGAAGGCCTTGTAATAAACTGCCCCAACAGGCTCTTTAAGGGAGAAGGGAAAAGGGAGCCGGTCGACGAGGTCCGGCATGAAAGCGATTCGGCCTCTCTCTACAGGCTTGATTGA
- a CDS encoding dTDP-4-dehydrorhamnose reductase, which yields MKVLVTGAKGQLGADLVRRLKAEGIEAACFGSAELDVSDADVVSGAVKKERPGIIINCAAYTKVDLAEKERLRAFAVNAVGAANLARSAKEAGARLIHVSTDFVFDGSSSTPYSETDGTNPLGVYGESKLAGEAEITSELPEHVIVRTSWLYGVTGQNFVKTMLRLASEREALRVVYDQVGTPTWSADLAGVLVDISKAISAGGSPWGAYHYSNEGVASWFDFTVAICEEAAALGASLKCSTIDPIRTHEYPTPARRPAYSVMDKAKIKKTFGVKVPHWRVSLRNMLKELYGGTHA from the coding sequence ATGAAGGTACTTGTAACAGGCGCAAAAGGACAGCTCGGAGCCGACCTAGTCCGGCGGCTTAAGGCTGAGGGCATCGAGGCGGCCTGCTTCGGCTCCGCAGAGCTTGACGTAAGCGACGCTGACGTTGTATCGGGCGCGGTTAAAAAAGAGAGGCCAGGCATAATTATTAATTGCGCCGCCTATACGAAGGTAGACCTCGCTGAAAAGGAGCGATTGAGGGCCTTCGCCGTAAACGCCGTTGGCGCGGCAAACCTCGCGAGGTCCGCTAAGGAGGCAGGGGCAAGGCTCATCCACGTATCGACGGACTTTGTCTTTGACGGATCGAGCTCAACCCCGTACTCCGAGACCGACGGCACTAACCCCCTTGGCGTATATGGGGAATCAAAGCTCGCGGGCGAGGCCGAGATCACGAGCGAACTTCCCGAGCACGTGATAGTGCGCACCTCATGGCTCTACGGAGTAACAGGACAGAACTTCGTCAAGACGATGCTCAGGCTCGCCTCGGAACGGGAGGCCTTAAGGGTGGTCTACGACCAGGTAGGCACGCCCACGTGGAGCGCGGACCTCGCGGGTGTCCTGGTAGATATATCAAAGGCCATTTCAGCCGGAGGGAGCCCCTGGGGCGCCTACCATTATTCGAACGAAGGTGTTGCGAGCTGGTTTGACTTTACGGTAGCCATATGCGAGGAGGCGGCTGCGCTCGGGGCGTCGCTCAAGTGCTCTACGATAGACCCGATACGCACCCATGAATATCCAACGCCTGCCAGGAGGCCCGCCTACTCTGTCATGGACAAGGCAAAGATAAAAAAGACGTTCGGAGTAAAGGTCCCTCATTGGAGGGTCTCTTTACGGAATATGCTAAAAGAACTATACGGGGGTACTCATGCGTAA
- a CDS encoding dTDP-glucose 4,6-dehydratase, whose amino-acid sequence MRKVLITGGAGFIGANFVLLMRKAHPEDRLIVLDKLTYAGNLENLASLKEGPLYRFVKGDINDATLVDRLFGDEDIDTVVNFAAESHVDRSILGPRDFIETNVFGTFTLLEAARKHWLPSNGDGKRFLHVSTDEVYGSLGPTGFFTESTAYSPNSPYAASKASSDHLVRAYFHTYGLPVVTTNCSNNYGPYQFPEKLIPLMVINALKGKQLPVYGDGQNVRDWLYVEDHCTAIDTVLERGRLGETYNVGGRNEKKNLDIVKLICSIVDERTGSGSELKREFPFDGSRAKLINFVKDRPGHDRRYAIDCAKMEKELGWSPAHRFEDGIKKTVDWYLSNRRWWERIISGEYVEYYSLQYSGRFTGQVE is encoded by the coding sequence ATGCGTAAGGTACTGATCACCGGAGGCGCTGGTTTCATCGGGGCCAACTTCGTCCTTCTTATGAGAAAGGCTCACCCGGAGGACAGGCTCATAGTCCTCGACAAGCTCACATACGCCGGGAACCTCGAGAACCTGGCCTCTTTAAAGGAAGGGCCTCTTTACAGGTTCGTAAAGGGCGACATTAACGACGCGACGCTTGTTGACAGGCTCTTCGGGGACGAAGATATAGATACGGTCGTCAACTTCGCGGCAGAGTCCCACGTTGACCGCTCGATACTCGGCCCCAGGGACTTTATAGAGACGAACGTCTTCGGCACATTCACTCTTTTGGAGGCCGCGAGGAAGCACTGGTTGCCATCAAATGGCGATGGGAAGAGGTTCCTTCACGTGTCAACGGATGAGGTCTACGGGTCGCTCGGGCCAACAGGCTTTTTTACCGAGTCCACGGCCTACAGCCCGAATTCGCCATACGCCGCGTCCAAGGCCTCTTCAGACCACCTCGTGCGGGCCTACTTCCATACGTACGGCCTTCCGGTTGTCACCACAAACTGCTCGAACAACTACGGCCCGTACCAGTTCCCGGAAAAGCTCATACCGCTTATGGTCATAAACGCCCTCAAGGGTAAACAGCTCCCTGTATATGGCGACGGGCAGAATGTAAGGGACTGGCTCTACGTCGAGGACCACTGCACGGCTATCGACACGGTGCTTGAAAGAGGAAGGCTTGGAGAGACTTACAACGTAGGCGGCAGGAATGAGAAAAAGAACCTGGATATCGTAAAGCTCATCTGCTCTATCGTGGATGAGAGGACGGGCAGCGGTAGCGAGCTGAAACGGGAGTTCCCTTTCGATGGGAGCCGGGCAAAGCTCATCAACTTCGTAAAGGACAGGCCGGGCCACGACCGCAGGTACGCTATCGACTGCGCGAAGATGGAAAAAGAGCTTGGGTGGAGCCCAGCCCACCGCTTTGAAGACGGTATAAAAAAGACGGTCGACTGGTATCTGTCGAACCGCAGGTGGTGGGAGCGGATAATCTCAGGAGAGTATGTGGAGTATTACAGCCTGCAGTATAGTGGAAGGTTCACTGGACAGGTGGAATAA
- a CDS encoding adenylyl-sulfate kinase, with protein sequence MRKGFTVWFTGLSGAGKTTLSSLLHHQLQDKGITNVEVLDGDVVRTHLSKGLGFTKEDRDTNIRRIGWVAHLLTKNKVPNLVSAISPYRDVRDEVRKMVEQTAGEGTFIEVFVDCPVEVCEGRDVKGLYAKARKGEIRQFTGIDDPYEAPHRPEVHIRTDHVTARQGVEMILGHLAGKGLV encoded by the coding sequence ATGCGGAAGGGCTTCACGGTCTGGTTCACAGGTCTTTCGGGGGCGGGAAAGACTACTCTTTCGAGCCTCCTGCACCATCAGCTGCAGGACAAGGGCATCACCAACGTCGAGGTGCTTGACGGAGACGTGGTAAGGACGCACCTTTCAAAGGGGCTCGGCTTCACCAAGGAGGATAGGGACACCAACATCAGGCGGATAGGCTGGGTAGCGCATCTGCTGACCAAGAACAAGGTGCCTAACCTCGTCTCGGCGATATCGCCTTACAGGGACGTGAGGGACGAGGTCAGAAAAATGGTAGAGCAGACCGCCGGGGAAGGGACCTTCATAGAGGTCTTTGTCGATTGCCCGGTAGAGGTCTGCGAGGGAAGGGACGTCAAGGGCCTTTACGCGAAGGCTCGCAAGGGAGAGATAAGGCAGTTCACCGGCATCGACGACCCTTACGAGGCCCCCCACAGGCCCGAAGTCCATATAAGGACCGACCATGTGACGGCACGGCAGGGGGTTGAGATGATCCTGGGTCATCTTGCTGGAAAGGGACTGGTCTAA
- a CDS encoding UDP-glucose 4-epimerase, which yields MKVLLTGGAGFIGSNVADAYIEAGHEVVILDNLFTGKRENINPKARFYLMDVRSPEVAKVFEYERPDMVNHHAAQMSVPASVADPAFDADVNVRGLLNVLEAARKNGTRKVIFISSGGAVYGEAREFPTSESCYPEPASPYAITKYVSEKYLAFYKRQYGLDYTALRYANVYGPRQVPHGEAGVVAIFMERLLTGSPCTVNSFNDEPRGMTRDYCFVGDVARANLLALDKGSAQAYNIGTGVATHTLDLFNTIYLAIKSRAAISSELERPEKGEARPGDLRQSCLKAEKARAGLGWTPEVGLAQGISMTLDWRAGRPLQKI from the coding sequence GTGAAGGTACTTCTTACAGGCGGCGCCGGGTTCATAGGCTCTAACGTGGCGGACGCGTATATAGAGGCCGGCCATGAGGTGGTGATCCTTGATAACCTCTTTACCGGGAAGCGGGAGAATATAAACCCGAAGGCCAGGTTCTATCTGATGGACGTACGCTCCCCGGAGGTGGCAAAGGTATTCGAGTACGAGCGTCCGGATATGGTGAACCATCACGCGGCCCAGATGTCGGTGCCCGCCTCTGTCGCGGACCCGGCCTTCGACGCCGACGTGAACGTAAGGGGCCTTCTGAACGTACTTGAGGCGGCAAGGAAGAACGGCACCAGGAAGGTCATATTCATCTCATCGGGTGGAGCTGTCTACGGAGAGGCCAGGGAGTTTCCAACCAGCGAATCCTGCTATCCTGAGCCGGCTTCTCCATACGCCATAACAAAGTACGTCTCAGAAAAATATCTCGCCTTCTACAAGCGGCAGTACGGGCTCGATTATACGGCGTTGAGGTACGCGAACGTATACGGCCCCAGGCAGGTCCCGCACGGAGAGGCTGGCGTTGTGGCGATATTCATGGAGAGGCTCCTCACAGGCTCTCCATGCACCGTCAACAGCTTCAATGACGAGCCCAGGGGCATGACCAGGGACTACTGCTTTGTCGGCGACGTTGCCAGGGCCAACCTGCTCGCCCTTGATAAAGGGAGCGCCCAGGCTTACAATATCGGGACCGGCGTGGCCACGCACACCCTTGACCTTTTTAATACCATATACTTGGCGATAAAAAGCAGGGCCGCCATCTCCTCTGAGCTTGAAAGGCCTGAAAAGGGGGAGGCAAGGCCCGGGGACCTGAGGCAAAGCTGCCTTAAGGCGGAAAAGGCCAGGGCAGGGCTTGGCTGGACGCCTGAGGTCGGACTTGCGCAAGGCATATCGATGACGTTGGACTGGAGGGCCGGAAGGCCGCTCCAGAAGATATGA
- a CDS encoding GDP-mannose 4,6-dehydratase — translation MAKKALITGITGQDGSYLSEFLLAKGYEVYGMVRRASIDRFDRIDHIKDRIHLVQGDLTDQSSLDEAVKEIRPDEVYNLAAQSFVPTSWNQPTLTGEVTGLGTTRLLESVRKIKPDARFYQASSSEMFGKVREVPQSELTPFHPRSPYGVAKVYGHFITVNYRESYNLFACSGILFNHESPRRGLEFVTRKITHGVARIKLGLASELRLGNLDAKRDWGFAGDYVEAMWLMLQQAEPDDYVVATGETHSVREFVELAFGTAGLDWEKYVVLDPKFLRPAEVELLVGDPAKAKKKLGWEPKVSFHELVRMMVDADIKGLSGA, via the coding sequence ATGGCGAAGAAGGCTTTGATAACAGGCATCACCGGGCAGGACGGCTCCTATCTTTCTGAGTTCCTGCTGGCCAAAGGCTATGAAGTCTACGGCATGGTCAGGAGGGCGAGCATTGACAGGTTCGACAGGATAGACCACATAAAGGACCGGATACACCTTGTCCAGGGCGACCTTACCGACCAGTCGTCCCTTGACGAGGCGGTAAAGGAGATACGGCCCGACGAGGTCTATAACCTCGCGGCCCAGTCCTTTGTGCCGACCTCCTGGAACCAGCCGACCCTCACGGGAGAGGTAACTGGCCTGGGGACTACACGGCTCCTCGAATCGGTGCGCAAGATCAAGCCCGACGCGAGGTTCTACCAGGCGTCATCGAGCGAGATGTTCGGCAAGGTAAGGGAAGTGCCCCAGAGCGAGCTTACGCCATTTCACCCGAGGAGCCCTTACGGGGTAGCCAAGGTCTACGGCCACTTCATAACAGTGAATTACAGGGAGAGCTATAACCTCTTCGCCTGCTCAGGCATACTCTTCAACCACGAATCGCCCAGAAGGGGCCTTGAGTTCGTCACAAGGAAGATAACCCACGGGGTCGCCAGGATAAAGCTCGGGTTGGCAAGCGAACTAAGGCTCGGAAACCTCGACGCCAAGCGCGACTGGGGCTTTGCCGGGGATTATGTGGAGGCCATGTGGCTCATGCTCCAGCAGGCAGAGCCTGACGACTATGTGGTCGCCACAGGCGAGACCCACAGCGTGCGCGAGTTCGTTGAGTTAGCATTCGGAACGGCGGGGCTCGACTGGGAAAAGTACGTTGTCTTAGACCCCAAGTTCCTGAGGCCGGCGGAGGTAGAGCTCCTTGTGGGCGACCCGGCAAAGGCAAAGAAAAAGCTCGGCTGGGAGCCGAAGGTCTCTTTCCATGAGCTTGTAAGGATGATGGTCGACGCCGACATAAAGGGGCTCAGTGGTGCGTAA
- a CDS encoding mannose-1-phosphate guanylyltransferase/mannose-6-phosphate isomerase: MLAGGIGTRFWPLSRETTPKQVLKVVGDESLLKSTIKRLSPLVPPDRVMIVTNARQAEIIRLHLASDRASEAPGYIIEPMGRNTAAAIALAAFELYRKEPDAVMAVLPADHVIEDGRPFRAAMKAALKVAREGRLVTFGIVPTRPETGYGYIKAMPRAFKNIDGFGVRNVERFVEKPDIRKARRYLKEGGYYWNSGIFIWKAERILDEIKEHLPDLYASLSECADVEGITEAYKNLKDISIDHGILEKARGVVVIPASFAWSDMGTWSSFNTILKPDLDGNIIRGRVVDIGSSNSLILGCDRAVATIGLKDIILVDTPDATLVCPRERAQEVKDVVSILKKKKYTEHEVHRTVDRPWGSYTLLESGEGYKIKKIRVEPRRRLSLQMHHHRSEHWVVISGTARVQRGEEVVDISINQSTYIPRGVRHRLENPGDTPLEIIEVQNGEYVEEEDIVRFEDDFQRK; the protein is encoded by the coding sequence ATACTGGCCGGGGGCATAGGGACGAGGTTCTGGCCCCTGAGCCGCGAGACCACCCCGAAGCAGGTGCTCAAGGTCGTAGGCGACGAAAGCCTTCTCAAGTCCACCATCAAAAGGCTCAGTCCGCTCGTTCCCCCGGATAGGGTGATGATAGTCACCAACGCGAGGCAGGCCGAGATAATAAGGCTCCACCTTGCCTCTGACCGCGCCTCTGAGGCTCCTGGCTATATCATAGAGCCGATGGGCAGGAATACCGCCGCGGCAATAGCGCTCGCGGCCTTCGAGCTTTACAGGAAGGAGCCCGATGCGGTGATGGCCGTCCTTCCTGCCGATCACGTGATAGAGGACGGCAGGCCCTTCAGGGCAGCCATGAAGGCCGCGCTCAAGGTCGCCAGGGAAGGGCGCCTCGTTACCTTCGGCATAGTGCCGACACGTCCTGAGACAGGGTACGGCTACATAAAGGCCATGCCCAGGGCCTTTAAGAATATAGATGGCTTCGGCGTTCGAAATGTTGAGAGGTTCGTCGAGAAGCCCGACATAAGAAAGGCCAGGAGATACCTTAAAGAGGGTGGCTATTACTGGAACTCCGGCATATTCATCTGGAAGGCCGAAAGGATTCTCGATGAGATAAAGGAGCACCTCCCCGATCTTTACGCGAGCCTTTCCGAATGCGCTGACGTGGAGGGCATAACCGAGGCCTACAAGAATCTCAAGGACATCTCCATAGACCACGGCATCCTCGAGAAGGCCAGAGGCGTGGTCGTCATCCCCGCCAGCTTCGCCTGGTCTGACATGGGAACATGGAGTTCCTTTAACACTATCCTTAAGCCCGACCTGGATGGCAACATCATAAGGGGCCGGGTCGTGGATATAGGTTCGAGCAACTCGCTAATCCTCGGCTGCGACAGGGCTGTGGCAACGATAGGGCTGAAGGACATCATACTGGTAGACACTCCTGATGCAACGCTTGTCTGCCCCAGGGAGCGCGCCCAGGAGGTCAAGGACGTCGTAAGCATCCTCAAGAAGAAGAAGTACACGGAGCACGAGGTACATAGGACCGTAGATAGGCCATGGGGCTCTTACACCCTTCTTGAGTCTGGCGAGGGATACAAGATAAAGAAGATAAGGGTAGAGCCAAGAAGGCGGCTTTCCCTCCAGATGCACCATCACAGGAGCGAGCACTGGGTGGTCATCTCAGGCACCGCCCGCGTGCAAAGGGGCGAAGAGGTCGTGGATATCAGCATAAACCAGTCCACGTACATCCCCAGGGGCGTGAGGCACAGGCTTGAGAACCCCGGGGATACCCCGCTTGAGATAATCGAGGTGCAAAACGGCGAGTATGTCGAGGAAGAGGACATAGTGCGCTTCGAGGACGACTTCCAGAGGAAATAA
- a CDS encoding holo-[acyl-carrier-protein] synthase has translation MGLHTGIDVVSISRIRDAAARVRFLERVFTPDELRYSFGRRDPYRHLAGRFAAKEACMKALRGLSPGLGWKDIEVKRDKDGRPGLVLRPEAERLLGKTSALVSISYSGDMAFALVSVG, from the coding sequence ATGGGCCTGCATACCGGCATAGACGTCGTCTCCATCAGCAGGATAAGGGACGCGGCGGCAAGGGTCCGCTTTCTTGAAAGGGTCTTTACCCCCGATGAGCTTCGCTATTCGTTCGGCAGGAGGGACCCTTACAGGCACCTTGCCGGCAGGTTTGCCGCAAAGGAGGCGTGCATGAAGGCCTTGAGGGGCCTTTCCCCGGGGCTCGGCTGGAAGGATATAGAGGTCAAGAGGGATAAGGACGGCAGGCCAGGTCTCGTCTTGCGCCCAGAGGCGGAAAGACTCCTCGGGAAGACAAGCGCCCTTGTGAGCATATCCTATTCAGGGGACATGGCCTTTGCGTTGGTCTCCGTCGGTTAA
- a CDS encoding sodium:calcium symporter — protein sequence MKQREQWGSRIGLILAMAGNAIGLGNFLRFPVQAADNGGGAFMIPYFISLLVLGIPLMWVEWGIGRYGGSLGHGTAPGMFDALWKSRLAKYVGVLGVFLPLVIVIYYTYICSWTLAFSLFSVLGNYPSPDSIATAASASEYLKPYQAFLYDYIGASGGGGMLTPSPIAYVFFLVTLLLGLWILGKGVSGGIEILNKLAIPALFAMGLILFIKVFTLASPTDPSVNITEGLAFLWEPDFSGLLSAKVWLAAAGQIFFTLSLGIGAILTYASYVKKDEDIALDGLSTASLNEFAEVVFGSTIALASAVIFFGTQGASEIASGGAFKLGFISMPAIFTHMSYGQFYGFLWFMLLFFAGLTSMVALSQPVVAFFEDEFGWERRRSVIVLGAIFFVSAHLPIFVNGALDEMDFWAGTFGLVILALLEMIIFFWIFGADKAWEEITRGAHIKIPRVFFYVMKYVTPAFLIVILAAWTYEQLPTVLAKGDAGVWVTRAFLALLLLANIAGVRYAWKRRRA from the coding sequence ATGAAACAACGTGAGCAATGGGGGTCGAGGATAGGGCTTATCCTTGCAATGGCGGGAAACGCGATAGGCCTCGGCAATTTTTTGAGGTTCCCGGTCCAGGCCGCCGACAACGGCGGCGGGGCCTTCATGATCCCGTACTTCATCTCGCTGCTGGTCCTTGGCATCCCGCTCATGTGGGTCGAGTGGGGCATAGGCCGGTACGGCGGCTCGCTCGGCCACGGCACGGCGCCCGGCATGTTCGATGCCCTGTGGAAGAGCCGGCTTGCCAAGTACGTCGGCGTACTCGGTGTCTTTTTGCCGCTCGTCATAGTCATATATTACACATACATCTGTTCATGGACCCTGGCCTTCAGCCTTTTTTCGGTCCTGGGCAACTACCCGAGCCCGGATAGCATCGCTACAGCGGCATCTGCCTCAGAATACCTTAAGCCATACCAGGCGTTCCTCTACGATTATATAGGCGCCTCCGGCGGCGGGGGCATGCTGACGCCATCGCCGATAGCCTACGTCTTCTTTCTCGTGACCCTTCTTCTGGGGCTCTGGATATTGGGCAAGGGCGTATCCGGAGGCATCGAGATATTGAACAAGCTCGCCATACCGGCCCTGTTCGCGATGGGCCTCATACTTTTCATAAAGGTCTTTACTCTTGCATCTCCCACAGACCCGTCGGTCAACATAACGGAAGGGCTCGCCTTCCTGTGGGAGCCGGACTTCAGCGGCCTCCTGAGCGCGAAGGTCTGGCTTGCGGCCGCCGGCCAGATATTCTTTACCCTGTCTCTGGGCATCGGGGCCATCCTCACCTACGCGAGCTATGTGAAAAAGGACGAGGACATAGCCCTTGACGGCCTCTCGACCGCGAGCCTTAACGAGTTCGCCGAGGTGGTATTCGGGTCGACCATAGCGCTGGCCTCCGCCGTCATCTTCTTTGGCACCCAGGGGGCCTCAGAGATAGCTTCAGGAGGGGCCTTCAAGCTCGGCTTCATCAGCATGCCGGCGATCTTCACGCACATGAGCTACGGCCAGTTCTACGGTTTTCTTTGGTTCATGCTCCTTTTCTTCGCTGGGCTTACATCCATGGTGGCCCTTTCGCAGCCGGTGGTCGCCTTTTTCGAGGACGAGTTCGGATGGGAGAGAAGGAGGTCGGTCATCGTCCTTGGCGCCATCTTCTTCGTCTCCGCGCACCTGCCGATATTCGTAAACGGCGCGCTCGATGAGATGGACTTCTGGGCCGGGACATTCGGCCTGGTGATACTCGCTCTCCTTGAGATGATAATCTTTTTCTGGATATTCGGCGCGGACAAGGCGTGGGAGGAGATAACAAGGGGGGCGCACATAAAGATACCGAGGGTCTTCTTTTATGTGATGAAGTACGTGACCCCGGCCTTCCTCATAGTAATACTCGCGGCGTGGACGTACGAGCAGCTTCCAACGGTGCTCGCAAAGGGAGACGCCGGGGTATGGGTTACGAGGGCATTTCTCGCGCTCCTTCTGCTGGCCAATATAGCGGGGGTGAGGTACGCGTGGAAAAGGAGGCGGGCATGA